The genomic window GCAAACTCGTCTTGGTCACTCTATCCAATGTACTCTTTGCGCTGATGCTTCGCAGACTCGGACTCGCCTGCGCACTCGTCCTGCTCGTACTGGTGAGTGCCTATGCCAGCAAGCGCTTCCGATGGCCGGTCGCGCTTGCCCTCGCAGTCGGACTCGCCGCCGGCTCTTCCATAATTTTTGTCTGGTTGCTGGGCTTGCCCATACCCATCCGCGGCACTTGGCTCGGAGGTTGAGAATTGGAAATCTTCGCCGGTTTAGCCACCGGTTTTCACTCGGCGCTCACTCCCTTCAATCTTCTTTACTGTCTCATCGGTGTCTTTATCGGCACACTTATCGGCGTTCTGCCCGGGCTCGGGCCTGCCGCAACAGTGGCCATGCTTATGCCTGCTTCTTTCGTGCTCCCTCCAGTATCGGCGCTGATAATGCTCGCGGGAATCTACTACGGGGCCCAGTACGGCGGATCAACCACATCAATTCTCGTCAATCTGCCGGGCGAGGCTTCTTCCATAGTTACCACACTCGACGGCTATCAGATGTCGCTCAAAGGCCGGGCAGGTGTGGCGCTTGCCACGTCAGCCATCGGCTCTTTCTTTGCGGGGTCTGT from Syntrophorhabdales bacterium includes these protein-coding regions:
- a CDS encoding tripartite tricarboxylate transporter TctB family protein: MKANWCRSKDFWSGAIFLGVGVAFAAYGRHYPMGTAMRMGPGYFPTLLGSLLALIGLILVIHTMLRPGPGVGRLAWGKLVLVTLSNVLFALMLRRLGLACALVLLVLVSAYASKRFRWPVALALAVGLAAGSSIIFVWLLGLPIPIRGTWLGG